A portion of the Calothrix sp. 336/3 genome contains these proteins:
- a CDS encoding bile acid:sodium symporter family protein: MNELLAIIDKVTLFTFIICTMFSAGLSLTIEKIWEPLRSLRLVILSLLANFVLVPLFIYLLVQIVPLSEPLKNGLLIMALASGPPALPKLALIVKGNIAFSVGLMMMLMLGTIFYLPIVLPLVVQGVEISSWDIGKPLLLLMVGPLAIALSIKAKFAAIAVIIQPIFVKLSSAGLLLGLVVRLIVHTNDIIGLLKTGAIFVCAVFIIFSFCVGYLLGGPGIDTQRVLAVGTAQRNFAAALLVGTNNFTDPNVVSIIMVTSLLMMLIVITIGSKFTEIEQIEKVEAAQLEVAG, encoded by the coding sequence ATGAATGAACTATTAGCAATCATCGACAAAGTTACCCTCTTCACATTTATTATTTGCACGATGTTTAGTGCAGGCTTAAGTTTAACAATAGAAAAAATTTGGGAACCACTCCGCAGTCTGAGACTCGTAATCTTGTCTCTGTTGGCAAATTTTGTATTAGTCCCACTTTTTATTTATTTGTTGGTACAAATAGTACCCCTCAGCGAACCCCTCAAAAATGGTTTACTGATTATGGCACTGGCATCAGGTCCCCCTGCTTTGCCCAAACTTGCTCTAATTGTTAAGGGAAATATCGCCTTTTCTGTGGGATTAATGATGATGCTGATGCTCGGCACAATTTTTTATCTGCCCATAGTTCTGCCGCTAGTAGTGCAAGGTGTGGAAATTAGCTCTTGGGACATCGGTAAACCCTTATTGTTACTGATGGTTGGTCCCCTAGCGATCGCATTATCTATCAAAGCCAAATTTGCAGCGATCGCTGTTATTATTCAACCAATTTTTGTGAAATTATCAAGCGCTGGTTTGCTTTTAGGTTTAGTAGTCCGATTAATCGTCCATACGAACGACATTATTGGCTTGTTAAAAACAGGGGCAATTTTTGTTTGTGCAGTATTTATTATTTTTTCCTTTTGCGTTGGCTATCTTTTAGGTGGTCCCGGTATTGATACCCAGCGCGTACTCGCAGTGGGAACAGCCCAACGTAATTTCGCCGCCGCATTATTAGTCGGTACAAATAATTTTACAGACCCCAATGTGGTAAGTATTATTATGGTAACAAGTCTATTAATGATGCTAATAGTGATAACGATTGGCTCGAAATTCACAGAAATAGAACAAATAGAAAAAGTCGAAGCAGCACAATTAGAGGTAGCAGGATAG
- a CDS encoding formylglycine-generating enzyme family protein has protein sequence MPTAALIVPPVVAASTNPCPSEMVRIPGGKFMMGSDNSSYIEELPEKEVTVSSFCIDKHEVSNSQFAEFVKATGYVTVAERPLSKEQFPDLPDEQRLPGSLVFQIAKPGAKYLSWWHWQIGANWQHPFGLESALTHQENYPVVHIAYEDALAYAQWAGKSLPTEAQWEYAARGGLDNATYAWGDQYSEKKANTWQGIFPFFNTKSDGYVGIAPVGSFPPNGYGLYDMTGNVWEWTTDWFQPGHNHKSHSVNPTGPTASFDPNKPSETVLHVIKGGSYLCAPNYCSRFRPAARESQAPDTGTTHIGFRLVKNLITERMKNEV, from the coding sequence ATGCCTACGGCGGCACTCATAGTTCCTCCTGTTGTTGCAGCTAGTACAAATCCCTGTCCTTCAGAAATGGTAAGGATTCCTGGTGGAAAATTTATGATGGGGTCAGATAATTCCAGCTATATAGAAGAACTCCCAGAAAAAGAGGTAACAGTTAGTTCTTTTTGTATAGATAAACATGAGGTGAGCAATTCGCAATTTGCAGAGTTTGTCAAAGCGACAGGATATGTAACAGTTGCAGAGCGTCCTTTATCAAAGGAGCAGTTTCCCGATTTACCAGATGAGCAAAGATTACCTGGTTCTCTAGTTTTTCAAATCGCAAAACCAGGAGCAAAATACCTGAGTTGGTGGCATTGGCAAATAGGGGCGAATTGGCAACATCCATTTGGGTTAGAAAGTGCGCTTACCCATCAAGAAAATTATCCAGTTGTGCATATTGCCTACGAAGATGCTCTAGCCTATGCCCAATGGGCAGGAAAATCCTTACCTACCGAAGCTCAGTGGGAATATGCTGCTCGTGGTGGATTAGACAACGCAACTTATGCCTGGGGCGACCAATATTCTGAGAAAAAAGCCAACACATGGCAAGGAATCTTTCCCTTTTTTAATACCAAAAGCGATGGTTACGTGGGTATTGCTCCTGTTGGTTCCTTTCCACCCAACGGTTATGGTCTTTATGACATGACAGGTAATGTCTGGGAATGGACGACAGATTGGTTTCAACCGGGACACAACCATAAAAGCCATAGTGTTAATCCCACAGGACCAACAGCAAGCTTTGACCCCAATAAGCCTAGCGAAACAGTTCTCCATGTAATCAAAGGTGGCTCTTATTTGTGTGCGCCCAATTATTGCAGTCGCTTCCGTCCAGCAGCACGAGAATCCCAAGCCCCCGATACGGGAACTACTCATATCGGATTTCGCTTGGTGAAGAATCTGATAACAGAAAGGATGAAGAATGAAGTTTAA
- a CDS encoding nuclear transport factor 2 family protein produces the protein MKPRELVEAWVKAFNNADAHALASFYAESAINHQVVKPPVEGRNAIFEMFVSEFANAKMVCIVENIFEDGEWAILEWKDPLGLRGCGFFHIIEGKIVFQRGYWDELTFLRQHNLPIPTH, from the coding sequence ATGAAACCAAGAGAACTTGTTGAAGCATGGGTAAAAGCCTTTAATAATGCTGATGCTCATGCTTTAGCCTCATTTTATGCCGAATCGGCGATTAATCACCAAGTCGTCAAACCTCCGGTTGAAGGAAGAAATGCGATTTTTGAGATGTTTGTTTCTGAATTTGCGAATGCGAAGATGGTTTGCATCGTCGAAAATATTTTTGAAGATGGTGAATGGGCTATCCTGGAATGGAAAGACCCACTTGGGCTTAGGGGTTGCGGATTCTTCCATATCATCGAAGGAAAGATTGTGTTTCAACGTGGCTACTGGGACGAATTAACTTTTCTACGACAGCACAATCTACCAATTCCAACCCATTAA
- the fosX gene encoding FosX/FosE/FosI family fosfomycin resistance hydrolase, with product MIQGISHITFIVKDLEKMTSLLVYIFDAEEIYSSGKQTFSISQEKFFLINGLWIAIMQGNSLLEKTYNHVAFKIAEEDYELYAARVKTMNLEVKEGRSRVEGEGRSLYFYDYDNHLFELHTGTLNQRLQSYLSNHAIAHK from the coding sequence ATGATTCAAGGAATTAGTCATATCACATTCATTGTCAAAGACTTGGAGAAAATGACGAGCTTGCTTGTATATATATTTGATGCGGAGGAAATTTATTCTAGTGGTAAGCAAACTTTCTCGATTTCTCAAGAAAAATTCTTCCTAATTAATGGCTTATGGATTGCTATCATGCAAGGAAATTCTTTACTAGAGAAAACTTATAATCATGTGGCTTTTAAAATAGCAGAGGAAGACTACGAGCTATATGCAGCAAGGGTGAAAACTATGAATTTAGAAGTGAAAGAAGGTCGAAGTCGTGTTGAAGGAGAAGGACGTTCCTTGTATTTTTACGATTACGACAATCATTTATTTGAGTTACATACAGGAACTCTAAATCAACGGTTACAAAGTTATCTGAGTAATCATGCGATCGCTCATAAATAA
- a CDS encoding HAD family phosphatase, giving the protein MGKHQFDLIIFDCDGVLVDSEPIINRIFAETLTEAGFPITYAEVTQKFIGKSLKTCLEIIETSYNKPLPKNFMELCKEREIAPLHKELKPVPGISEVLKQITLSKCVASNSSHPHIQMVLKLTGLLHQFAGKIYSCYDVPRPKPFPDVYLYAAEQMNTKPENCVVIEDSATGVEAAYAAGMTVFGYSQYSNGQALATAGAKIVFNDMRQLCQLL; this is encoded by the coding sequence ATGGGCAAACATCAATTCGACCTGATAATTTTTGATTGTGATGGGGTCTTGGTTGATAGCGAACCAATTATTAATCGCATTTTTGCAGAAACACTCACTGAAGCTGGCTTTCCTATTACCTATGCAGAAGTAACTCAAAAATTTATTGGCAAGTCATTAAAAACATGTTTAGAGATTATCGAGACATCTTATAACAAGCCATTGCCCAAAAACTTTATGGAACTTTGTAAAGAGCGAGAAATCGCTCCCTTGCATAAAGAACTAAAACCAGTTCCAGGAATTAGCGAAGTATTGAAGCAGATTACATTATCAAAATGTGTGGCATCAAATAGCAGTCACCCTCATATTCAAATGGTATTGAAATTAACGGGGTTGCTGCATCAATTTGCTGGAAAAATATATAGCTGTTACGATGTCCCACGTCCCAAACCGTTTCCCGATGTGTATCTCTATGCTGCCGAGCAAATGAATACTAAACCAGAAAATTGTGTTGTTATTGAAGATTCTGCCACAGGTGTAGAAGCTGCATATGCGGCAGGAATGACTGTTTTTGGTTATTCCCAATACAGCAATGGTCAAGCTTTAGCTACTGCTGGAGCAAAGATTGTTTTTAATGATATGCGGCAACTTTGTCAACTGCTGTAA
- a CDS encoding FAD-dependent oxidoreductase produces the protein MFVNPENELQLTTDVLVIGGGPAAAWAAWSAAFQGVKVIVVDKGFLGTSGAAAASGNGIMAPSPENWEKVASERYRIGKNLANLRWIERVIEKTWLSLPLVEDWGYRFPKENGESVRQSYYGPEYMRVLRKELLRLGVQILDQSPALELLLAEDGSVAGARGIQRQHHRAYTIRSAAVVMANGGCAFLSKALGCNTNTGDGMLMAVEAGGELSSMEASNHYAISTAFNATVTRGVPFGWASYSDEAGNDLGGYINGRRDPAFLPNALLKGTVYARLDRATPEVKAVIEKSHFIAFLPYKKAGIDPYSERVPVTLVLEGTVRGTGGIRIINDTCATKVPGLYAAGDAASREFLAGLASGGGGPNAAWAISTGQWAGEGAAIFAKKLGNYAHERIAHPVGQAGLRSHSPSSETCDREAIVKGVQAEVFPLEKNYLRSESKLLDSLAKLETLWQQVQNSPKQDNVRDVEFSRRAAALTAVARWGYFSALHRTETRSEHIRIDYPETDPNQRYYQATGGLDKLWVRQDWIVDPVDTPSKLITQTTASV, from the coding sequence ATGTTTGTTAATCCTGAAAATGAACTGCAATTAACCACTGATGTATTGGTAATTGGTGGAGGTCCTGCGGCAGCATGGGCAGCTTGGTCGGCAGCTTTCCAAGGTGTGAAAGTAATTGTTGTTGATAAAGGTTTCCTTGGTACGAGTGGTGCAGCTGCTGCCAGTGGAAACGGAATTATGGCTCCTTCTCCAGAAAATTGGGAAAAAGTTGCATCGGAGCGTTACCGTATTGGTAAAAATCTGGCTAACTTACGCTGGATTGAGCGGGTGATTGAAAAAACTTGGTTAAGTTTACCCCTGGTCGAAGATTGGGGTTATCGTTTCCCCAAAGAAAACGGGGAATCTGTGCGCCAAAGTTATTATGGACCTGAATATATGCGAGTGCTTCGCAAAGAACTGTTACGGCTTGGTGTACAAATTCTTGACCAAAGTCCCGCTTTAGAACTTTTATTAGCTGAAGATGGCTCGGTGGCAGGTGCTAGGGGTATACAACGACAACATCACCGTGCTTATACTATTCGTTCTGCTGCGGTAGTTATGGCAAATGGTGGTTGTGCATTCTTAAGTAAAGCTTTGGGTTGTAATACGAATACCGGGGACGGAATGCTCATGGCTGTAGAAGCGGGGGGTGAACTTTCTAGTATGGAAGCTTCCAATCACTACGCTATCTCCACTGCCTTTAATGCTACCGTAACACGGGGAGTTCCCTTTGGTTGGGCTAGTTACAGCGATGAAGCAGGTAATGATTTAGGTGGCTACATCAATGGTCGTCGTGACCCAGCATTTCTTCCCAATGCTCTGCTTAAAGGTACTGTTTACGCTCGTTTGGATCGAGCCACACCGGAAGTCAAAGCAGTAATTGAAAAATCCCATTTCATCGCTTTTCTACCTTATAAAAAAGCTGGAATTGACCCCTATAGTGAACGAGTACCCGTGACCTTAGTATTAGAAGGTACAGTTCGCGGTACGGGTGGTATCAGGATTATCAATGATACTTGTGCAACCAAGGTTCCCGGACTCTACGCAGCTGGGGATGCAGCATCGCGGGAATTTTTAGCAGGGTTGGCTTCCGGTGGTGGTGGACCTAATGCTGCCTGGGCAATCTCCACAGGACAATGGGCTGGAGAAGGTGCGGCTATATTTGCCAAAAAATTAGGAAATTATGCTCACGAAAGAATTGCCCATCCCGTTGGTCAAGCCGGATTGAGAAGTCATTCCCCAAGTTCCGAAACATGCGATCGCGAAGCCATTGTTAAGGGTGTACAAGCCGAGGTATTCCCCTTGGAAAAAAATTATCTACGTTCCGAATCAAAACTGTTAGATTCCCTCGCTAAATTAGAAACTTTATGGCAACAGGTACAAAATAGCCCCAAACAAGATAACGTCCGCGATGTGGAATTTTCTCGACGAGCCGCAGCCCTCACTGCTGTAGCCCGGTGGGGTTATTTTAGCGCCCTCCATCGCACAGAAACCCGCAGCGAACATATCCGCATAGACTACCCAGAAACCGATCCCAATCAACGCTATTACCAAGCCACAGGTGGTTTAGACAAACTTTGGGTAAGACAGGATTGGATTGTAGATCCAGTTGACACACCATCAAAATTAATTACTCAAACCACAGCTTCGGTATAA
- a CDS encoding 4Fe-4S dicluster-binding protein — protein MIELVSHQLCINCNVCVQVCPTNVFDAVPKQPPAIARKEDCQTCFMCEAYCPVDALYVAPESHTEIAVNEDDLIASGIMGEYRRTLGWGYGRKNNSELDTAYKLRQLPRPYQS, from the coding sequence ATGATTGAACTTGTTAGTCATCAACTCTGTATTAATTGCAACGTTTGTGTTCAGGTTTGTCCAACCAATGTTTTTGACGCAGTTCCCAAGCAACCACCAGCGATCGCTCGCAAAGAAGACTGTCAAACTTGCTTTATGTGTGAAGCATATTGTCCTGTTGATGCGCTGTATGTTGCTCCAGAATCCCATACAGAGATTGCTGTGAATGAAGATGATTTAATTGCTAGTGGGATTATGGGTGAGTATCGTCGTACTTTGGGTTGGGGATATGGTAGAAAAAACAATAGTGAGTTAGATACTGCTTACAAATTACGCCAACTACCGCGTCCCTATCAAAGTTAA
- a CDS encoding HAD family phosphatase, with translation MGINQFDLIIFDCDGVLVDSEPIIYRIFADTLTEFGFIMTYEEVVQQFVGQSLTICLKIIQESYGKPIPANFVERCREKQVIALQQELQPVYGISEVLKQLTLPKCVASNSTHRHIQLVLKLTGLLDIFDGKLYSSHDVPRPKPFPDVYLYAAEQMNTKPENCVVIEDSPTGIEAAYAAGMTVFGYSQHSDGAALAAAGAKIVFNDMRQLFQLLS, from the coding sequence ATGGGTATTAATCAGTTCGATCTTATCATCTTCGATTGCGATGGAGTATTAGTCGATAGCGAACCGATTATATATCGCATTTTTGCGGACACATTAACCGAATTTGGGTTTATAATGACCTATGAAGAAGTCGTCCAGCAATTTGTAGGTCAGTCACTTACAATTTGTCTAAAAATTATACAGGAATCCTATGGAAAACCAATTCCTGCTAATTTTGTCGAACGTTGTCGAGAAAAACAAGTAATTGCATTGCAGCAAGAATTACAGCCGGTTTACGGAATTTCTGAAGTTTTAAAACAACTTACATTACCAAAATGCGTAGCATCAAATAGTACCCATCGTCATATTCAACTTGTATTAAAGTTAACGGGACTTCTAGATATATTTGATGGAAAATTATATAGTTCTCATGATGTTCCACGCCCTAAACCTTTTCCCGATGTGTATCTCTATGCAGCCGAGCAAATGAATACGAAACCAGAAAATTGTGTTGTTATTGAAGATTCTCCGACAGGTATAGAAGCTGCATATGCGGCAGGAATGACCGTTTTTGGTTATTCCCAACATAGCGATGGTGCAGCTTTAGCTGCTGCTGGAGCGAAGATTGTTTTTAATGATATGCGGCAGTTATTTCAATTACTGTCTTAA
- a CDS encoding antibiotic biosynthesis monooxygenase — translation MITRIFRVSVPKSLHHEFEKNFLSVSVPYVKAQPGFISVVVGKPTSWEPEEYVMISVWDSEADVAAFAGKNWNRAVIPQGMEKYVSKCWVHHYENFD, via the coding sequence ATGATTACCAGAATATTCCGAGTCAGCGTCCCAAAGAGCCTTCATCACGAGTTTGAAAAAAATTTTCTGTCTGTATCAGTTCCTTACGTAAAAGCACAACCTGGCTTCATATCAGTAGTTGTCGGAAAGCCAACTAGCTGGGAACCAGAAGAGTACGTGATGATATCTGTGTGGGATAGTGAAGCTGATGTTGCTGCCTTTGCTGGTAAGAACTGGAATAGAGCGGTAATTCCCCAAGGTATGGAAAAATATGTTTCCAAATGTTGGGTTCACCACTATGAAAACTTCGATTAG
- a CDS encoding IS1 family transposase (programmed frameshift), which yields MECPRCGSSHTRKNGKKRGKQNHICCDCNRQFIDRYEPPQGYSDEVKRECLKMYVNGMGFRAIERVKGVHHTTLITWVKLVGELLPETYDPETIPEVGELDELETFVGFKKNKIWLWTAVNHFKQGILAWVLGDHSAETFRPLWDIVGTWQCYFYVTDGWLVYPGFIPEGDQIVSKTYMTRVEGENTRLRHYLARLHRKTLCYSKSVQMLRYSIRLLLYYLRFWDVPIPQ from the exons ATGGAATGTCCACGTTGTGGGTCGTCTCACACCCGTAAAAATGGCAAGAAAAGAGGTAAACAAAATCACATTTGTTGTGATTGTAATCGCCAATTCATTGATCGCTATGAACCGCCCCAGGGATACAGTGATGAAGTGAAGCGGGAATGCCTAAAAATGTACGTTAATGGTATGGGATTTCGCGCCATCGAACGGGTCAAAGGCGTTCATCACACAACATTGATTACTTGGGTAAAACTTGTGGGAGAACTGCTACCTGAGACCTATGATCCAGAGACAATTCCAGAAGTTGGCGAACTTGATGAGCTAGAAACTTTCGTCGGCT TCAAAAAAAACAAAATCTGGCTTTGGACAGCAGTAAATCACTTCAAACAAGGTATTTTAGCGTGGGTTTTGGGCGACCATAGCGCCGAGACTTTTCGACCGTTATGGGATATTGTGGGTACTTGGCAATGCTATTTTTATGTCACGGATGGATGGTTGGTCTATCCAGGCTTTATTCCTGAAGGCGACCAGATTGTTAGCAAGACTTACATGACACGAGTTGAGGGGGAAAACACCCGACTGCGCCACTATCTCGCTCGATTGCATCGTAAAACGCTATGTTATTCCAAATCAGTACAAATGCTGAGGTATTCAATTCGATTGTTACTTTATTATCTCCGATTTTGGGATGTTCCGATTCCTCAATGA
- a CDS encoding antibiotic biosynthesis monooxygenase, whose protein sequence is MILEVAILEIKPGLAEQFETAFKTASSIIASMSGYISHELQRCIETPNRYILLVRWQTLEDHTVGFRQSPDYQKWRSLLHHFYDPFPTVEHYQVV, encoded by the coding sequence ATGATACTAGAAGTAGCAATTTTAGAAATTAAGCCTGGTTTAGCGGAACAATTTGAAACTGCTTTCAAAACAGCTTCATCTATCATTGCTTCCATGTCTGGATATATTTCTCACGAACTTCAACGCTGTATCGAAACTCCAAATCGTTACATTTTGCTGGTGCGTTGGCAAACCTTAGAAGACCACACTGTTGGATTTAGACAATCCCCAGATTATCAAAAATGGCGTTCCCTTCTACATCACTTTTACGACCCCTTTCCAACGGTGGAACATTACCAAGTTGTTTAA
- a CDS encoding arylsulfatase, whose translation MKFKFIHWNLFPDTAKAIALFLLVILLAIDSPALAATSQVLPVPEPEFKGKIGLTYKESQPDFPQPISAPAKAPNVLLAILDDVGFGQASTFGGVVETPNLTRLAERGLRYNQFHTTALCSPTRAALLTGRNHHSVNTGVVEELATGYPGYTTVLPKSAATVAEILRQNGYNTAAFGKWHNTPDFETSAAGPFDRWPTGLGFEYFYGFLGGDTNQWSPALVENTKRVDKPNKPDYHLTPDLVDHAIAWIRNQKSIAPEKPFFAYLATGATHAPHHAPKEWIDKYKGKFDQGWDKLREDIFDRQKQLGVIPANTQLTPRPPELPAWDSLSADQQKLYAHMAEVFAGFLAHTDYEVGRLIDAVEQLGELDNTLVVYVVGDNGASAEGGLTGSVNELQVFNGVPENLQQLLAAYDDLGSPKTFNHFPAAWAWAVNTPFQWTKQIASHFGGTRNPLVISWGKNIQDQGSIRSQFHHVIDITPTILEVAGITAPKEVNGVKQQPIEGTSLAYTFNDPNVSSHRETQYFEMLGNRAIYHEGWIAAARHGRLPWERTVKGSFETDEWELYNIAEDFSEANNLAKQNPDKLEKLQKLFLKEARKHQVLPLDDRIAERFDVKIRPSLTKGRTRFTYYPGTVGIPEGSAPNLKNRSFTITANVEVPENGAEGVLLTQGGRFAGWSFFLKDDKPTYVYNYANTARYTIQSPEKLPSGKSQIRFNFDYDGGVGTGGTGKLFIGDRQVAEGRVDKTIAYRLALDETFDVGRDTGTPVVDSYQVPFAFTGNLQQVSLELK comes from the coding sequence ATGAAGTTTAAATTCATACACTGGAATTTATTTCCAGATACAGCAAAGGCGATCGCGTTATTTTTACTCGTAATTTTATTAGCGATCGATAGCCCTGCTCTAGCAGCCACATCGCAGGTTTTACCTGTTCCCGAACCAGAGTTCAAGGGGAAAATTGGTCTGACCTACAAAGAATCACAACCAGACTTTCCCCAACCCATCAGCGCCCCAGCTAAAGCTCCTAATGTCTTGCTGGCAATTTTAGATGATGTGGGTTTCGGACAAGCCAGTACCTTTGGTGGGGTGGTGGAGACTCCCAACCTCACCCGTCTCGCGGAAAGAGGGTTGCGCTACAACCAATTTCATACCACAGCCCTATGTTCGCCGACCAGGGCAGCTTTGTTAACTGGACGTAATCACCATTCGGTAAATACAGGAGTAGTAGAGGAATTAGCTACAGGCTATCCCGGCTACACAACAGTTTTACCTAAGAGTGCTGCCACGGTTGCGGAAATACTGCGACAAAATGGCTATAACACAGCTGCTTTTGGTAAATGGCATAACACCCCCGACTTTGAAACCAGCGCTGCCGGACCCTTCGATCGCTGGCCCACAGGGTTAGGATTTGAGTATTTTTACGGTTTCCTTGGCGGTGATACTAATCAGTGGAGTCCAGCTTTGGTCGAAAATACCAAACGTGTAGACAAACCCAACAAACCCGATTATCACCTAACACCTGACCTCGTTGACCATGCGATCGCCTGGATTCGCAATCAAAAATCCATTGCTCCCGAAAAACCCTTTTTCGCCTATCTGGCTACCGGAGCAACCCACGCACCCCACCATGCTCCCAAGGAGTGGATCGATAAATACAAAGGCAAATTTGACCAAGGCTGGGATAAATTGCGCGAGGACATCTTCGATCGCCAAAAACAACTGGGTGTAATTCCTGCCAATACCCAACTTACTCCCCGTCCCCCAGAACTACCCGCATGGGATTCTCTCTCAGCAGACCAGCAAAAGCTCTATGCCCACATGGCTGAGGTATTCGCGGGATTTTTAGCCCATACAGATTATGAAGTCGGTAGGCTAATCGATGCTGTTGAGCAGCTTGGCGAACTTGATAACACCCTGGTAGTTTACGTAGTTGGAGATAATGGAGCTAGCGCCGAAGGGGGATTAACAGGTAGCGTCAACGAACTACAAGTTTTCAATGGTGTACCCGAAAATCTCCAACAACTCCTAGCTGCCTACGATGATTTGGGTAGCCCCAAAACCTTCAACCATTTTCCCGCAGCTTGGGCATGGGCAGTTAACACACCCTTTCAATGGACAAAGCAAATCGCCTCTCACTTTGGTGGTACTCGTAACCCTTTGGTGATTTCCTGGGGTAAAAATATTCAAGATCAAGGTAGTATTCGTAGCCAATTCCATCATGTTATTGATATTACACCTACTATTTTAGAAGTAGCGGGAATTACTGCTCCGAAGGAAGTTAATGGTGTCAAACAACAACCAATCGAAGGTACTAGCCTTGCATACACATTTAATGATCCGAATGTGTCTTCCCATCGGGAAACTCAATATTTTGAGATGCTAGGCAATCGAGCCATTTACCATGAAGGTTGGATTGCAGCAGCGCGTCATGGTCGCTTACCTTGGGAACGGACTGTCAAAGGCAGTTTTGAGACAGATGAGTGGGAACTGTACAATATTGCCGAAGATTTTAGCGAGGCAAATAATCTAGCGAAGCAAAACCCAGATAAGCTAGAAAAATTGCAAAAGTTATTTTTAAAAGAAGCCCGTAAGCACCAAGTACTACCATTAGACGATCGCATCGCCGAAAGATTTGATGTCAAAATTCGCCCCAGTCTCACCAAAGGACGCACAAGATTCACCTACTATCCTGGTACAGTTGGCATTCCAGAAGGTAGCGCTCCCAACCTCAAAAATCGCTCCTTCACCATTACCGCGAATGTAGAAGTTCCAGAAAATGGAGCCGAAGGTGTTCTCCTTACCCAAGGTGGACGCTTTGCAGGTTGGAGTTTCTTCCTCAAGGATGACAAACCTACCTATGTCTACAACTACGCCAATACAGCCCGTTACACCATCCAATCCCCGGAAAAATTGCCATCCGGTAAATCCCAAATCAGATTCAACTTCGACTATGACGGTGGTGTCGGTACGGGTGGCACTGGTAAATTATTTATCGGCGATCGACAGGTAGCTGAAGGTCGAGTTGATAAAACCATTGCTTACCGTTTAGCCCTGGACGAAACTTTTGATGTGGGCAGAGATACGGGGACTCCAGTCGTGGATAGCTATCAAGTACCCTTTGCTTTCACTGGTAATTTACAACAAGTTAGCTTGGAACTCAAGTAA
- a CDS encoding O-methyltransferase: MTQTQWTAVDEYINSLLVPSDSALDATIQSTIDAELPQINVAPNQGKLLHILAQIRGATRILELGTLAGYSTIWLARALPADGKLITLEANPKHAEVAHENIERAGLSHVVEIRVGAALDTLPQLVAEGQAPFDLVFIDADKVNIPDYFTWSLKLTRKGSVIIVDNVIRKGAVIDADSSDENIQGVRKFNTLLAAEQRVKATTLQTVGSKGYDGLAIALVVAD; the protein is encoded by the coding sequence ATGACTCAAACTCAATGGACTGCGGTTGACGAATATATCAACAGCTTACTCGTACCCTCTGATTCTGCATTAGATGCCACTATTCAATCGACCATCGATGCTGAATTACCTCAAATCAATGTCGCTCCCAACCAAGGCAAATTACTACATATCCTCGCTCAAATTCGTGGTGCTACCAGAATCTTAGAATTGGGGACATTGGCTGGTTACAGTACAATTTGGCTAGCAAGGGCACTACCAGCAGATGGTAAATTGATTACCCTAGAAGCTAATCCCAAACATGCTGAAGTCGCTCACGAAAATATCGAACGGGCTGGCTTATCCCATGTAGTCGAAATTCGTGTTGGCGCAGCATTAGATACATTGCCTCAATTGGTTGCTGAAGGTCAAGCACCCTTCGATTTGGTCTTTATTGATGCTGACAAGGTAAATATTCCCGATTATTTTACTTGGTCGCTCAAACTCACTCGTAAAGGTAGTGTGATTATTGTCGATAATGTCATCCGTAAAGGTGCGGTAATTGATGCCGATAGTAGCGACGAAAATATTCAAGGTGTGCGTAAATTTAATACATTGCTAGCAGCAGAACAACGAGTTAAAGCCACCACGCTCCAAACAGTTGGTAGCAAGGGTTATGACGGATTAGCGATCGCGTTAGTTGTAGCGGATTAG